In one Candidatus Nomurabacteria bacterium genomic region, the following are encoded:
- a CDS encoding HU family DNA-binding protein, translating into MNKAELISYLSDTVGISKKQSEDSIEAIVDIITKTLQDGREVNIAGFGAFMAKTRKARMGVNPQNPTEKIHIDEVRVPKFKAGKGLKDALKKTDAPVEPPAPTL; encoded by the coding sequence ATGAACAAGGCAGAACTTATTTCTTATTTATCCGATACCGTAGGTATCAGCAAAAAACAATCCGAAGACTCCATCGAGGCTATTGTTGATATCATCACCAAAACTCTACAAGATGGCAGAGAGGTGAATATCGCTGGATTTGGTGCCTTTATGGCCAAGACTCGCAAAGCACGCATGGGTGTCAATCCACAAAACCCGACAGAAAAAATCCACATCGACGAAGTACGTGTACCAAAGTTTAAAGCAGGCAAAGGACTCAAAGATGCATTGAAAAAAACCGATGCCCCTGTTGAACCTCCTGCTCCAACCTTGTAG